The Jiangella alba genome includes the window GGATCGGCGGCGTTCAGGCCGGCGGCCAGGGTGCCGAGCAGCGACCGCAGCGTCGCGCGGTCGTCGTCGCCGAGGCTGCTCAGCACGTGGTCCTCGGCCAGCGCCATGCGGTGGTCGGCCTCGGCGAGGTACTGGCGGCCGAGGGCCGTGGCGACGACGCGGCGGTTGCGGCGGTCGCCGGGGTCGGGGTGCCGCTCGACCAGGCCGGCCTCGGTCAGCGCGTCGAGCAGGTAGGTGAGCACGGTCTTGTCGATGCCCAGCCGCAGCGCCAGCGCCGACTGGGTGCGCGGCTCTTCCCGGGCGGCGACGGCGAGCACCTGGCGCCCGCGGTGGTCGCCGGGGATGCCGGCCGTGGCGGCGTCGGCCGCGCGCAAGTAGGCCCGGAACAGCACGCCGAGCCGCCAGCCGAGGTCGTCCTCGATGCCCTGGATCGTCACACGCCCCATGCTAATCGTCTGTGCGGCAGAAGATCTGCCTACTCGACGGCCGCCAGTCCGGCGGCGAACAGGATGGCGGAGGCGAGGCAGGCGACCGCGCGGACGTGGTTCCACGACGTCCACTCCGCGTAGTAGGTCTCCCACCGCTGCTTCGCCTCCGGCCCGTCCGGGTCGACGAGGTGCAGCGCCTTGTTGCGCGGGACGTGGTAGCCGCCGGTGAGCACGATGGAGCCGAAGATCAGCAGCAGGCCGGCGATGAGCAGGTAGATGGCCTCCTCCTCGCCCCAGCGCGCGAACGAGTAGACGATCGAGATGGCCGACAGGATCGCCGAGCCGACGAACGCGGTGAGGAACCACGCGTTCATCAGCGCCACGTCCATGTTCTGCATCGCCCGGATGGCGTCACCCGGCGGCAGCCGGCGCAGGCCGGGCATGACCATGCTCGACCAGGCGAAGTAGACGCCGGCCATCAGCCCGGCGGACACGGCCGAGGCGAGCGTCAGGGCGAAGAACACGCTGTCGGGCATGCGGAGCCTCCAGACGATGGTGAAGGCCGATCCTAGAGGCTCGCTCGGACAGATGGCCGGACCCGCGCCGGGGGCAGGGCCGATCGGCGGGAGCCTGCAGGTGACTCCCGCCGATCGGACGCCGTGCTACACGCCGCCGGCCGCCATGACGGCGCGCCGGGTGAGGACGGGCGCCAGCTGGGTGCGGTACTCCGCCGACGCGGTGCCGTCGGTCAGCGGCGACGCGCCTTCGAGGGCGCGACCGGCCGCGGCCGCCACCGCGTCCGCCGTCGCCGGGGCGCCCAGGAGGGCATCCTCGACGCCGCGGGCGCGGACCGGGGTGACGCCCATGTTGGTGAGCGCGACCCGGGCCTCGGCGATGCTGCCGTTGGACCGCCGCACCGCCGCCGCCACGCCGACGACCGACCACGACTGCGCCAGCTGGTGGAACTTCTCGTAGTGCGTGCTCCAGCCGGTCAGCTTCGGCACCCGCACCGACACCAGCACGTCGCCGGGGCCGAGCGCCGTCGTGAAGTAGTCGACGAAGAACTCGCCGGCCGGCACGTCGCGCATGCCGCCCGGGCCGGCCACCGTCATGACGGCGTCCATGGCCAGCGCGACGCCGGGGAGGTCGCCGGCGGGGTCGGCGTGCGCGAGCGACCCGCCGAACGTGCCGAGGTGCCGGATCTGGCGGTCGCCGACGGTCTCGGCGGCCTGCGCGATCAGCGGCGCGTGCTCGTGCACCAGCGGATGCCGCATGACCTCGTCGTGCGTGGTCATGGCGCCGATGCGCAGCGCGTCGCCGTCGTCGCTGACGCCGCGCAGCTCGGCCAGGCCGCCGAGGTCGACCAGCATGGCCGGCGCCGCCAGCCGCAGTCGCAGCATCGGCAGCAGGCTCTGCCCGCCGGCCAGCACCTTGCCGTCGTCGCCGGCCGCGGCCAACGCCGTGACGGCGTCGTCGACCGACGCGGCCTTGGTGTAGTCGAACGCCGCCGGGATCATCGCGCCTCGCCTCCGTCCGACGCGGCGCGGGCCGCCGCGATGGTCGACCACACCCGTTCCGGCGTGCACGGCATGCGCACGTCGTCGATGCCCATCGGCCGCAGCGCGTCGACCACGGCGTTGACGACAGCCGGGGTCGAGGCGATGGTGCCGGCCTCGCCGACGCCCTTGGCGCCGAGCGGGTGCCCGGGCGCCGGCGTCTCGGTGCGGTCGGTGACGATGTCCGGGAGGTCGGCCGCGCTCGGGATGGTGTACTCGACGAACGTCCCGGTGGTGAGGTTGCCGTCCTCGTCGTAGCGGGCCTCCTCGAACAGCGCCTGCGCGATGCCCTGCGCGACGCCGCCGTGCACCTGGCCCTCGACGATCAGCGGGTTGATCACCCGGCCGATGTCGTCGACCGCGACGTACGAGCGGACCTGCACCATGCCGGTCTCGGTGTCGACCTCGACGGCGCACAGGTGCGTGCCGTGCGGG containing:
- a CDS encoding DUF1772 domain-containing protein, which translates into the protein MPDSVFFALTLASAVSAGLMAGVYFAWSSMVMPGLRRLPPGDAIRAMQNMDVALMNAWFLTAFVGSAILSAISIVYSFARWGEEEAIYLLIAGLLLIFGSIVLTGGYHVPRNKALHLVDPDGPEAKQRWETYYAEWTSWNHVRAVACLASAILFAAGLAAVE
- a CDS encoding FAD binding domain-containing protein; the encoded protein is MIPAAFDYTKAASVDDAVTALAAAGDDGKVLAGGQSLLPMLRLRLAAPAMLVDLGGLAELRGVSDDGDALRIGAMTTHDEVMRHPLVHEHAPLIAQAAETVGDRQIRHLGTFGGSLAHADPAGDLPGVALAMDAVMTVAGPGGMRDVPAGEFFVDYFTTALGPGDVLVSVRVPKLTGWSTHYEKFHQLAQSWSVVGVAAAVRRSNGSIAEARVALTNMGVTPVRARGVEDALLGAPATADAVAAAAGRALEGASPLTDGTASAEYRTQLAPVLTRRAVMAAGGV
- a CDS encoding MarR family winged helix-turn-helix transcriptional regulator codes for the protein MTIQGIEDDLGWRLGVLFRAYLRAADAATAGIPGDHRGRQVLAVAAREEPRTQSALALRLGIDKTVLTYLLDALTEAGLVERHPDPGDRRNRRVVATALGRQYLAEADHRMALAEDHVLSSLGDDDRATLRSLLGTLAAGLNAADPVTDPCRMMMDIGANA